In the Clostridium beijerinckii genome, one interval contains:
- a CDS encoding ABC transporter permease — protein MNIINKLTLRHLKLNKKRTIVTIIGVIISAAMVTGVATLVVSFMDVMQRQSIANEGEWHVVYKDIDNVQLQSIKSDKNTKNVILSRDLGYALLNGSKNVSKPYLFIQEYNKEGFRKFPVELSKGRFPEATNEVVISEDIINNAKVNYKIGDTLTADIGKRYSDNRVLTQNDYFQKNKDTLGETLTKENTKTYKIVGMIKRPKFEPTWAPGFTVLGYIDENNVTSQEKENAFVILKSINRGLFDYAKDIAEQNKIKTVEFNNSLLRYHGVVKDDSMHNMILGLSAIMIIIIMVGSISLIYNAFAISVSERSRYLGMLSSVGATKRQKRDSVFFEGAVIGVIGIPIGIICGFLGMSLTFLCVNSIIRGVLGITENFRVVVSPLIVIAAIVVSALTILISTYIPAKRASSISAIDAIRQTSDIKLTGKEIKTSRFTEKVFGIEGNIGLKNLKRNKGRYKATVFSLTISMVLFLSVNSVTSDLKKSVILSQDGINYDINVLITGKNAEEKNNTVKKISALDNIKELNQVNTFDARVWINENSMADYLKGDDKSIMKNGAYPYSVNVNALDNEALKIYAKEVGVDFNLLKDTNKISAIVIDTVKYKDMQTEKYVQTKAVKVNKGEKLDLLYHSFEPEKDEPLTSVEIAATTDKLPTGVFSLEANPEFNIIVSREVFDKIIGVRGNIVESIDTNLFIKSNDPVTLQTDIETIINAGGDNRMSIQNVFMNRQRENQIIVLMSVFGYGFVALIIAICVANILNTISTSVALRKREFAMLKSVGMTPKSFNKMINYESIFYGIKSLAYGLPVSIGIMYLIHRIIMGKFNFNFILPWVSILSAVVSVFIIVGVAMLYSSSRVKRENIIDALKSE, from the coding sequence GTGAATATAATAAATAAATTGACTTTAAGGCATTTAAAATTAAATAAAAAGAGAACAATTGTAACTATAATAGGTGTAATTATCTCAGCGGCAATGGTAACTGGTGTGGCTACTCTCGTAGTTTCTTTTATGGATGTAATGCAAAGACAAAGTATAGCCAATGAAGGGGAGTGGCACGTTGTCTATAAAGATATTGATAACGTTCAACTCCAATCAATAAAAAGTGATAAAAATACGAAGAATGTTATTTTGAGTAGGGATTTAGGATATGCATTGTTAAATGGAAGTAAAAATGTTAGTAAACCTTACTTATTTATACAGGAGTACAACAAAGAAGGTTTTAGGAAGTTTCCAGTTGAATTAAGTAAGGGAAGGTTCCCAGAAGCTACAAATGAAGTTGTAATTTCAGAGGACATTATAAACAATGCTAAAGTTAACTACAAAATAGGAGATACTCTAACTGCTGATATTGGAAAGAGATATTCCGACAATAGAGTTTTGACACAGAACGATTATTTTCAAAAGAATAAAGATACTCTTGGAGAAACTTTAACAAAGGAAAATACAAAAACTTATAAAATTGTAGGTATGATAAAGCGTCCTAAGTTTGAGCCCACATGGGCTCCAGGTTTTACAGTACTTGGTTATATAGATGAAAATAATGTTACTTCGCAGGAAAAAGAAAATGCGTTTGTAATATTAAAAAGTATTAACAGAGGACTATTTGATTATGCAAAAGATATAGCAGAACAAAATAAAATAAAAACAGTAGAGTTTAATAATAGCTTACTTAGATATCATGGAGTTGTTAAGGATGATTCAATGCATAATATGATTCTTGGTCTATCCGCTATAATGATTATTATAATAATGGTTGGATCTATTTCGCTCATATATAATGCTTTTGCTATTTCTGTATCAGAACGTTCAAGGTATTTAGGAATGCTATCAAGTGTAGGAGCTACTAAAAGACAAAAGAGAGATTCAGTGTTTTTTGAAGGAGCAGTTATAGGAGTAATAGGTATTCCAATTGGAATTATTTGCGGATTTTTAGGTATGAGCCTTACGTTCCTATGTGTAAACTCTATTATTAGGGGTGTTTTGGGAATTACTGAAAACTTTAGGGTAGTTGTATCGCCATTAATTGTTATTGCTGCCATTGTAGTTTCTGCTCTTACTATACTAATATCAACATATATTCCTGCAAAAAGAGCTTCAAGTATATCTGCTATCGATGCTATTCGTCAAACCTCGGATATAAAATTAACAGGTAAAGAGATAAAAACTTCAAGGTTTACAGAAAAAGTGTTTGGTATTGAGGGAAATATAGGACTTAAGAATTTAAAAAGAAATAAAGGTAGATATAAGGCAACAGTATTTTCTTTGACTATCAGTATGGTATTGTTTTTGAGTGTAAACTCTGTTACTTCTGATTTAAAGAAATCTGTTATTTTAAGTCAAGATGGAATAAATTATGATATAAATGTATTAATCACAGGTAAAAATGCAGAGGAAAAAAACAATACAGTTAAAAAAATAAGCGCTCTTGATAACATAAAAGAGCTTAACCAAGTAAATACTTTTGATGCAAGGGTATGGATTAATGAAAACTCCATGGCAGACTACTTGAAAGGTGACGACAAGAGTATAATGAAAAATGGAGCATATCCTTATAGTGTTAATGTAAACGCATTAGATAACGAAGCTCTTAAAATATATGCAAAAGAAGTTGGAGTAGATTTTAACTTATTAAAAGATACAAATAAAATTTCTGCAATAGTTATTGATACAGTTAAATATAAAGATATGCAGACTGAAAAATATGTTCAAACAAAGGCCGTAAAAGTAAATAAGGGAGAAAAGCTAGATTTACTTTATCATAGCTTTGAACCAGAAAAAGATGAGCCGCTAACATCAGTAGAAATAGCAGCTACTACAGATAAATTACCGACAGGAGTTTTTTCTCTAGAGGCAAATCCAGAATTTAACATTATAGTATCTAGAGAAGTATTTGATAAAATAATAGGTGTTCGTGGGAATATAGTTGAAAGCATTGATACAAACTTATTTATAAAGAGTAATGATCCTGTAACACTTCAGACAGATATTGAAACTATTATAAATGCTGGAGGGGACAATAGAATGTCTATTCAAAATGTATTTATGAATAGACAAAGAGAAAATCAGATCATTGTACTTATGTCAGTTTTTGGATATGGATTTGTTGCACTAATTATAGCTATCTGCGTTGCAAATATACTTAACACAATATCCACTAGTGTTGCTCTTAGGAAGAGAGAGTTTGCCATGTTAAAATCTGTTGGAATGACACCAAAAAGCTTCAATAAAATGATAAACTATGAAAGTATATTTTATGGCATTAAATCACTTGCATATGGACTTCCAGTAAGCATTGGAATAATGTATTTAATTCATAGAATAATCATGGGAAAATTTAATTTTAATTTTATTCTTCCATGGGTAAGCATTTTATCAGCTGTAGTTTCTGTATTTATAATTGTGGGTGTAGCAATGCTTTATTCTAGCTCAAGAGTAAAAAGGGAGAATATTATAGATGCACTCAAGAGTGAATAG
- a CDS encoding IS3 family transposase (programmed frameshift), translated as MSKKLFSDEEIKSLSKNRYVKSVSKRGITYTDEFKILFIAERSKGKLPIHIFQDAEFDIDVIGNNRIWCASKRWRNAYNESGELGLRDSRKLNSGRPLKRELTVEEIIAKKDAEIAYWKAEAELLKKSSCKKRQVKNSKLSASSIFVIIQHIILTYNYKNMVSHLCEVALVSRSGYYNYLKSTGKRNRREEKDLELKDIILKAFNHRGYKKGSRSIKMVLENEFNLIINRKCIQRIMRKYNIECPIRKANPYRRMMKATHEHTVVPNILNREFKQDLVGKVLLTDITYLTYGASNRAYLSTIKDASTNEILSYQLSNSLTLDIATETIKKLMKNHKNLLNKDAFIHSDQGVHYTSPRFQKLLKKYKIGQSMSRRGNCWDNAPQESFFGHMKDEIDLKSCSTFEELEASIDNYMEYYNNYRYQWGLKKLAPVQYRNQLIAA; from the exons ATGAGTAAAAAATTATTTTCAGATGAAGAAATTAAAAGTTTATCAAAAAATAGATATGTTAAATCTGTAAGTAAACGTGGAATTACATATACAGATGAATTTAAAATATTGTTTATCGCTGAGCGTAGCAAGGGAAAACTACCTATTCATATTTTTCAAGATGCTGAATTTGATATAGATGTTATTGGAAATAATAGAATTTGGTGTGCAAGTAAAAGATGGCGTAATGCTTATAATGAATCAGGAGAGCTTGGTCTAAGAGATTCTAGAAAATTAAACAGTGGTCGTCCACTTAAACGTGAACTAACCGTTGAAGAAATAATAGCCAAAAAGGATGCAGAAATTGCTTATTGGAAAGCTGAGGCAGAACTATTAAAAAAATCGAGCTGCAAGA AAAGGCAGGTGAAAAATAGTAAACTAAGTGCATCATCAATCTTTGTAATAATACAACATATAATTTTGACATATAACTATAAAAATATGGTTTCACATTTATGCGAAGTAGCTTTAGTATCTAGATCAGGCTATTATAATTATTTAAAATCAACAGGCAAACGTAATCGTAGAGAAGAAAAGGATTTAGAATTGAAGGATATCATTCTTAAAGCATTTAATCATAGGGGCTACAAGAAAGGTTCTCGTTCTATAAAAATGGTGTTAGAGAATGAATTTAATCTTATAATAAATCGAAAATGTATACAACGAATCATGAGAAAATATAATATTGAGTGCCCAATTAGAAAAGCTAACCCTTATCGTAGAATGATGAAAGCTACTCATGAGCATACTGTTGTACCTAATATTTTAAATAGAGAATTCAAGCAAGATTTGGTCGGAAAAGTTTTATTAACAGATATAACTTATTTAACATATGGAGCATCCAATAGGGCTTATTTGTCAACTATTAAAGATGCTTCAACAAATGAAATTCTTTCATATCAGCTTTCCAATAGCCTTACATTAGATATAGCTACCGAAACTATTAAAAAGTTGATGAAAAATCACAAAAATTTACTAAATAAAGATGCCTTTATTCATTCGGATCAAGGAGTTCATTATACTAGTCCTAGATTTCAAAAACTTCTTAAAAAATATAAAATTGGTCAGTCTATGTCTAGGCGCGGAAATTGCTGGGATAATGCCCCGCAGGAATCATTTTTTGGTCATATGAAAGATGAAATTGACTTAAAAAGTTGTTCAACATTTGAAGAATTAGAAGCTTCAATTGATAACTATATGGAGTATTATAATAATTATAGATATCAGTGGGGACTTAAAAAGCTGGCTCCTGTACAATACAGAAACCAGCTCATAGCTGCCTAG
- a CDS encoding FAD:protein FMN transferase yields the protein MNEYTKIIYLMGTKISLYIKGESAEKLAEKACDMLINYEKVFSANSDNSQLAMLKKTAPLAPQEVDAELYELIKIGKKHSLCENTYLNIAIGPLIKLWRIGFKESHVPEKEAIANVLELLKPENIQLDDEKKTVYFLKKGIEIDLGAIAKGYFADKVMEFFKENGAVSAMVDMGGNVLVSGDSPSNSGDWNVGIQNPFLPRGNAVALVRIKDKSVVTSGIYERIFEKDGRKYHHIFDSKTGYPIESNIASLTIISDKSIDCDIYTTKLFGLDAASIIHRVNRIKGMGAVVITVDGKLAYTNNLIGRISPLTM from the coding sequence ATGAATGAGTATACGAAGATAATATATCTTATGGGAACAAAGATCTCTCTATATATAAAGGGAGAATCTGCTGAAAAGCTTGCAGAAAAGGCTTGTGATATGCTGATTAATTATGAAAAAGTCTTTAGTGCTAACAGTGATAACTCACAGCTTGCCATGCTAAAAAAAACAGCTCCACTAGCTCCGCAAGAAGTGGATGCAGAGCTGTATGAGCTGATAAAAATAGGAAAAAAACATAGTTTATGTGAGAATACATATTTAAATATTGCAATAGGACCATTAATAAAATTATGGAGAATAGGTTTTAAGGAGTCACATGTACCAGAGAAAGAAGCTATAGCAAATGTATTAGAACTTTTAAAGCCTGAAAATATACAACTAGATGATGAAAAAAAGACCGTGTATTTCTTAAAAAAAGGCATTGAAATAGACCTTGGCGCCATAGCTAAAGGCTATTTTGCTGATAAAGTCATGGAATTCTTTAAGGAAAATGGCGCTGTTTCAGCTATGGTAGATATGGGCGGTAATGTCCTCGTTTCTGGAGACTCACCATCAAACAGCGGTGACTGGAATGTTGGAATACAAAATCCGTTTCTACCAAGAGGAAATGCAGTGGCACTTGTCAGAATAAAAGATAAATCAGTTGTAACATCAGGAATATATGAGAGAATTTTTGAAAAGGATGGACGTAAGTATCACCATATATTTGACAGCAAAACAGGCTACCCAATAGAAAGTAATATAGCTTCATTAACTATTATTTCTGATAAATCCATAGACTGCGATATATATACTACAAAATTGTTTGGATTAGATGCTGCTTCAATTATTCATAGAGTTAATAGAATTAAAGGTATGGGTGCTGTTGTAATAACTGTGGACGGAAAACTAGCCTATACAAATAATCTTATAGGAAGAATATCTCCATTAACAATGTAA
- a CDS encoding LysR family transcriptional regulator, with protein MSKYYSQDILYYIDAILKYSNYGKAAKSLYISQPHLTQSIKRIESQLNCELISRSKLPYRLTEQGKIYYQYLTSIENNYAKLIREISAVSDIDSKVIKIGVLPSLGTYLLPLFLPKFLDIHPNCRIELSETLPEKNEKLILNGELDFWLGQNSRNISPNLNSITWGRHGYRAIIPRCCDLYQKDVAIIPEGTIDINKILCQKLILTSKGSAIRKQIDQLLSVYKVEPKIIMESTEINTVRNLATSNLGLTFIPESIYVKECPSEYNIYQIPIDELNLDYFMAYHSEKKLTDIDKDLIDAFLIHGQNNYIVGEQNE; from the coding sequence ATGTCAAAATACTATTCTCAGGATATTTTGTATTATATTGATGCAATTTTAAAATACAGCAATTATGGCAAGGCTGCCAAATCACTTTATATTTCTCAACCTCACTTGACACAGAGTATTAAAAGGATAGAAAGTCAGTTAAACTGTGAGCTTATAAGTCGTAGCAAGCTGCCATATCGCTTAACTGAGCAGGGGAAGATATATTATCAGTATTTAACTTCAATAGAAAATAATTATGCGAAGCTGATTAGGGAAATATCAGCTGTGTCTGATATAGATAGCAAGGTTATAAAGATAGGAGTACTTCCTAGCCTTGGGACCTACCTTTTGCCTCTTTTTTTACCAAAATTTTTGGATATACATCCAAACTGTAGAATAGAGCTTTCAGAGACTTTACCAGAAAAAAATGAGAAACTCATTTTGAATGGTGAATTGGATTTTTGGCTTGGACAAAATTCAAGAAATATTTCTCCAAACTTAAACTCTATTACTTGGGGCAGACATGGATACCGTGCTATTATTCCTCGCTGCTGTGATCTATATCAAAAAGATGTCGCCATTATTCCAGAAGGAACTATCGACATAAACAAGATATTGTGTCAAAAGCTGATACTAACTTCCAAGGGTTCTGCTATAAGAAAGCAGATAGATCAATTATTAAGCGTTTATAAGGTGGAACCAAAAATCATAATGGAAAGCACCGAAATCAACACTGTACGTAATCTTGCAACGAGTAATTTGGGACTGACCTTTATACCAGAAAGCATCTATGTAAAGGAGTGTCCATCTGAATACAACATATATCAAATTCCAATTGATGAACTGAATTTAGATTATTTTATGGCTTATCACAGTGAAAAAAAACTAACTGATATTGATAAAGACCTTATAGATGCATTTCTAATTCATGGACAAAATAATTACATTGTAGGAGAGCAAAATGAATGA
- a CDS encoding NADPH-dependent FMN reductase, which translates to MKYLAIVGTNSDVSTNRMLLQFMQKHFSSEAEIELYEIKDLPAFNEPEDSDIPQKVAELSDKILKADGVIIATPEYDHAIPAVLKSALEWISYTSQALTDKPVLIVGASFGTLGSSRAQAHLRQILDSPELAARIMPSSEFLLGKSQGAFDSAGNLIYSDKLSELDEIFREFLLFTDITSKLLAEKVLHKKVKKFTWEE; encoded by the coding sequence ATGAAGTATTTAGCAATTGTAGGCACTAACTCAGACGTGTCAACTAATCGTATGCTGCTTCAATTTATGCAAAAGCATTTTTCGAGTGAGGCAGAGATAGAACTATATGAAATTAAGGATTTACCTGCCTTTAATGAACCAGAGGATTCTGATATTCCTCAAAAGGTAGCAGAATTATCTGATAAAATTTTAAAAGCAGATGGAGTAATAATAGCAACTCCAGAGTATGATCATGCCATACCTGCAGTTTTAAAGAGTGCTCTTGAATGGATTAGTTACACTAGTCAGGCACTTACTGACAAACCTGTTTTAATAGTGGGGGCTTCTTTTGGTACACTTGGTTCTTCTCGTGCACAGGCGCATCTTAGACAAATACTTGATTCACCTGAGCTTGCTGCAAGAATCATGCCAAGTAGTGAATTCCTTTTAGGAAAATCACAGGGGGCATTTGATAGCGCAGGAAATCTTATCTATTCAGATAAGTTATCAGAGCTTGATGAAATTTTCAGAGAGTTTCTTTTATTTACAGATATTACATCAAAACTTTTAGCAGAAAAAGTTTTACATAAAAAAGTTAAAAAATTCACTTGGGAAGAGTAG